A section of the Halopiger aswanensis genome encodes:
- a CDS encoding universal stress protein, producing MYQDIMLATDGSEGARQATEHAIELTRQLDANLHILSVSEDGPHATDTRDEMRHDEEGEAVGAVEEAERTAADAGLDVTSTIRHGVPQEEIVKAAEENPIDLIIVGTVGRSGLDQLVVGSVAEEVVRNAPVPVVVVRET from the coding sequence ATGTATCAGGACATCATGCTCGCGACCGACGGCAGCGAGGGTGCACGCCAGGCGACCGAACACGCGATCGAACTCACGCGACAACTGGATGCCAATCTGCACATCCTCTCGGTGTCCGAAGACGGCCCCCACGCAACCGACACCCGGGACGAGATGCGCCACGACGAGGAGGGCGAGGCCGTGGGGGCGGTCGAGGAGGCCGAACGGACCGCGGCCGACGCGGGCCTCGATGTCACGTCGACCATCCGCCACGGCGTCCCGCAGGAGGAGATCGTCAAGGCGGCCGAGGAGAACCCGATCGACCTCATCATCGTCGGCACGGTCGGACGCTCCGGACTCGATCAGTTGGTCGTCGGCAGCGTCGCCGAGGAAGTCGTCCGGAACGCGCCGGTTCCGGTCGTCGTCGTTCGGGAGACGTAG